One Rissa tridactyla isolate bRisTri1 chromosome 4, bRisTri1.patW.cur.20221130, whole genome shotgun sequence DNA window includes the following coding sequences:
- the LOC128909477 gene encoding cytosolic 5'-nucleotidase 1A-like: protein MAEPESTIINTDVKQKDPSEALVIAVTTRAIFNLEEEHKLYMEKGKEEYIRHQQANQDKPLPPGTAFAFIQAVQYVNEKILESNPAEKDLFDILVLSNNSPESGMRIINSAKHYGLEISKFCFVSDEDSTQYLKSHRVKLFLSADRTDVCNALRRGVSSALVFQQEVQAPSTPLRVVFDGDAVLFSDETDQVFREQGLEGALQYERAMEAVPMGEGPLKAFAMHLGKMRKKFSQEKSPIRTYLVTARSGRDMGIRAIKTLREWGLAIDEAFFMDGAPKGPILAQIQPHIFFDDGLHNIQGARDVGVPSAWVPSCC, encoded by the exons ATGGCAGAGCCTGAAAGCACAATCATAAACACCGACGTGAAACAG AAAGACCCTAGTGAGGCACTGGTCATTGCGGTGACCACCAGAGCCATCTTCAACCTGGAGGAAGAGCACAAGCTCTACATGGAGAAGGGCAAGGAGGAGTACATAAGGCACCAGCAGGCCAACCAGGACAAGCCTCTGCcaccaggcacggctttcgccTTCATCCAG GCGGTGCAGTATGTGAACGAGAAGATCCTGGAGAGCAACCCAGCAGAGAAGGACCTCTTTGACATCCTGGTGCTCTCCAACAACAGCCCTGAGAGCGGAATGCGCATCATCAACAGCGCCAAGCACTACG GCCTGGAGATCTCAAAGTTCTGCTTCGTCAGCGACGAGGACTCCACGCAGTACCTGAAGTCCCACAGGGTCAAGCTCTTCCTCTCGGCTGACAGGACAGATGTCTGCAATGCCCTCCGGAGAG GGGTCTCGTCAGCACTCGTCTTCCAGCAGGAGGTGCAGGCTCCCAGCACCCCGCTCCGTGTGGTGTTCGATGGGGACGCCGTGCTCTTCTCTGATGAGACAGACCAGGTCTTCcgggagcaggggctggagggggcacTGCAGTACGAGCGGGCGATGGAGGCCGTGCCCATGGGAGAG GGTCCCCTGAAGGCTTTTGCCATGCACCTTGGGAAGATGCGCAAGAAGTTCAGCCAGGAAAAATCCCCCATCCGCACTTACCTGGTGACTGCCCGCAGTGGCCGGGACATGGGCATCCGAGCCATCAAGACGCTTCGGGAGTGGGGTCTGGCCATTGATGAGGCTTTTTTCATGGACGGGGCTCCCAAGGGCCCCATCCTCGCCCAGATCCAGCCCCACATTTTTTTTGACGACGGCCTTCATAACATCCAAGGGGCTCGAGATGTGGGTGTACCCTCTGCCTGGGTCCCTTCCTGCTGCTGA